The stretch of DNA CTTGGGTTCCTCGACATCGACCTGATCGCCGAAACCCCCGGCGGCACCGAAGGCCAGGCGGAAGAACTTGAGCTTGTTGGTGCTGATCTTGGCGCTCTGGTCGAGCAATTGCATGACATTGGCACGCATTTCAGGGTCGGTCTCGAGCGCCAGCAGCTCAAGCCCATTGGAGAGAGCGCCCACAGGGCTGAGCATGTCGTGGCACAGCCGCGAACACAACATGGCTGCAAGGTCGATCGATTGGCGGTCGTCCATCGGGATCCCAGTGATGAAGTTTGCGATGGTGTCTTAGCGAGGGCAAGCCTCATAGGGAAGCGGGGCGAAACCTGCATCCCCCGAACGCCAAAATGTGACTCGCCCTGCCGCGACAATCGCCCACACCATCCCATCGCCAGCAGCCATCTCCCGATCCGTGGCAGAGGGCTCTGCGATGCCATTGGGGTGCGAGTGGTAATAGCCGACCAGCCGAAGGCCCCCGTTGCGGGCTGCGCGGTGTGCATC from Erythrobacter mangrovi encodes:
- a CDS encoding M67 family metallopeptidase; this translates as MALEVSSVVIDRLLVEAERSHPNECCGLLFGATDRIESSAPAANVHASPQSHFEIDPQALVDAHRAARNGGLRLVGYYHSHPNGIAEPSATDREMAAGDGMVWAIVAAGRVTFWRSGDAGFAPLPYEACPR